The proteins below come from a single Iocasia fonsfrigidae genomic window:
- a CDS encoding nicotinate phosphoribosyltransferase, translating to MDKINLTLLTDFYELTMANGYLENGLGDKIAYFDMFFRKVPDNGGFAIMTGVEQLIQYFKNLSFDERDIEYLRSKGVFSEKFLEYLQNFEFRCDVWAIPEGTPIFPNEPVVTVRGPVIEAQFVETMILLTINHQSLIATKANRIVRAAQGRAVMEFGSRRAHGYDGAIYGARAAYIGGCVGTACTIAEREFNIPAIGTMAHSWVQLFPSELDAFRAYARVYPDNCVLLVDTYNVLKSGIPNAIKVFNEEIVPKGFRPQGIRIDSGDITYLSREARKALDEAGFEDCKVVASNSLDEYIIRDILLQGAEVDQFGVGERLITSKSEPVFGGVYKLVAIEENGRIVPRIKLSENVAKITNPGFKQVWRFFDKDTGKAMADVLTMHDEIIDESKPYELFDPEHTWKRKTVRNFKAKRLLKKIFDKGSCVYKCPELSEVKHYCQQQIETLWDAVVRFENPHKYFVDLSEPLWEMKQELLQQHSAK from the coding sequence GTGGACAAAATAAATTTAACACTACTAACTGATTTCTATGAATTAACTATGGCAAATGGATATTTAGAGAATGGTTTAGGTGATAAAATAGCCTATTTTGACATGTTTTTTAGAAAGGTTCCGGATAATGGGGGATTTGCTATTATGACCGGTGTTGAGCAGCTAATTCAATATTTTAAAAATCTTAGTTTTGATGAAAGGGATATTGAATATTTAAGGAGTAAAGGGGTATTTAGTGAAAAATTCCTGGAATATCTACAAAATTTTGAGTTTAGATGTGATGTCTGGGCTATTCCAGAAGGGACTCCAATATTTCCCAATGAACCGGTTGTAACTGTCAGAGGTCCTGTTATTGAGGCCCAGTTTGTTGAAACTATGATTTTACTGACTATAAATCATCAAAGTTTGATTGCTACCAAAGCTAATAGGATAGTAAGGGCTGCCCAGGGGCGAGCTGTTATGGAATTTGGTTCAAGGAGGGCCCATGGTTATGATGGAGCTATCTATGGGGCAAGGGCGGCATATATAGGTGGATGTGTCGGTACAGCCTGTACTATTGCTGAGAGGGAATTTAATATTCCAGCCATTGGTACTATGGCTCACAGCTGGGTTCAACTTTTTCCCTCTGAATTAGATGCCTTCAGGGCTTATGCCAGGGTTTATCCTGATAATTGTGTTTTACTTGTTGATACATATAATGTATTGAAATCAGGTATCCCTAATGCCATCAAGGTATTTAATGAAGAAATAGTACCTAAGGGGTTTAGGCCGCAAGGAATAAGGATAGATAGTGGTGATATTACCTACCTTTCCAGGGAAGCCAGGAAAGCCCTTGATGAGGCAGGATTTGAAGATTGTAAGGTTGTAGCGTCTAATTCTCTGGATGAGTACATTATCAGGGATATATTATTACAGGGTGCAGAGGTAGATCAGTTTGGTGTTGGTGAACGTTTAATAACCTCCAAATCTGAACCGGTTTTTGGTGGTGTTTATAAGCTAGTTGCTATAGAAGAAAATGGCAGGATAGTTCCCAGGATAAAATTGAGTGAAAATGTAGCCAAGATTACTAATCCTGGGTTTAAACAGGTCTGGCGTTTTTTTGATAAAGATACTGGAAAAGCGATGGCTGATGTCTTAACTATGCATGATGAAATTATAGATGAAAGTAAACCCTATGAATTATTTGACCCTGAACACACCTGGAAAAGAAAGACAGTCCGAAATTTCAAGGCTAAAAGGCTTTTAAAGAAGATTTTTGATAAAGGCAGCTGTGTTTATAAATGCCCTGAACTATCAGAGGTAAAGCATTACTGTCAGCAGCAAATAGAAACTTTGTGGGATGCAGTAGTCAGGTTTGAAAACCCACATAAGTATTTCGTTGACCTTTCTGAACCTCTCTGGGAGATGAAACAGGAGCTGCTGCAACAGCATTCCGCAAAGTAG
- a CDS encoding transcriptional regulator: MEIIRQTNRTVLLEEVNPEKLDLITLIGNVKGVESLDDEKIKEINEHLLIRDFQDFLDKFTPTIYSYYNAASQRIIYTLERPEGVPENNVSEIRLDQNNDFLKMLFTLIDTKKNQGRRNVDFKFENVLDMISPKKVMEDIKQVRKEINYLYEKYEKLEEEDPKKLKLGDKLNVKFEEASRNYNNVLGMLPLAIEDVKTRLLLGESQDEAEAEEVQIGMLTMGDEGELKIVEISKEEQEALPVSVDEERSAALVEIFEEDYEEITENPTPYVKDLVTRTFAPIAVTDSNVDVEREIANYNNYLEFYKQSKDNFVQTAKPLIEKILGVKMFFDQYQTDDNGMRPTLLVTNCKVDMMVKTNNKPRIDTYLNTVNGKNSFENTIWFGIFPAVEMDSVDRIETRRERFKGTDKDDMPPGNTLESLTAILDLAMKYKIQIFFNFQANEATTFNDIATKGMDKYLNKTEVLLRQNYSEFAIPCLPNFSVIPEDKSGVILDKKMVKSKDGGVALSQQREDILKLWLKGVYIDASYVAAGTVAAYQCPDYLDKNFKNVTNMFPGIRFDIESGDNALKIPTTLAKEITGFTNKIKNTINKNNFGFVFSSENAQMNGMTINRITVYKARSMAITDDGFDSIYKTLVSTYIERILRFQTSDFKQDKIIRFFSNNPNSQKSIWINNKGFVNSVLQTGDDISYEIDLDNNVCHLNIVFNGNIKNLEVNITKSTTAVG; this comes from the coding sequence ATGGAAATAATTAGGCAAACAAACAGAACTGTACTTCTTGAGGAGGTGAATCCGGAGAAATTAGATTTAATAACCTTAATTGGTAATGTGAAAGGAGTAGAAAGTCTTGATGATGAAAAAATAAAAGAGATTAACGAACATCTATTAATCAGGGATTTTCAGGATTTTTTAGATAAGTTTACTCCTACAATTTATTCATATTATAATGCTGCAAGTCAAAGAATTATCTATACACTGGAAAGACCTGAAGGTGTACCAGAAAATAATGTATCTGAAATCCGTTTAGATCAGAATAACGATTTCTTAAAAATGTTATTTACATTAATTGATACAAAAAAAAATCAGGGCAGGAGAAATGTTGATTTTAAGTTTGAAAATGTACTTGATATGATTTCCCCTAAAAAAGTGATGGAAGATATAAAACAGGTTAGAAAGGAAATAAATTATTTATATGAAAAATATGAGAAATTGGAAGAGGAAGACCCCAAGAAATTAAAACTAGGTGACAAACTAAATGTAAAATTTGAAGAAGCCAGCCGTAATTATAATAATGTTCTAGGGATGCTGCCATTAGCAATTGAAGATGTAAAAACAAGACTTTTGCTCGGGGAGAGTCAGGACGAAGCCGAGGCTGAAGAAGTTCAAATTGGTATGTTAACAATGGGGGATGAAGGCGAATTAAAAATAGTGGAAATTTCCAAAGAAGAACAAGAAGCACTGCCTGTTTCAGTAGATGAAGAAAGGAGTGCAGCTTTAGTTGAGATTTTTGAGGAAGATTATGAGGAAATTACAGAAAATCCGACACCCTATGTAAAGGACTTAGTAACAAGGACTTTTGCTCCGATTGCTGTTACTGATAGTAATGTTGATGTTGAAAGGGAAATAGCTAATTATAATAATTATCTGGAGTTTTATAAACAATCTAAGGATAATTTTGTACAGACAGCAAAACCCTTAATAGAAAAAATATTAGGCGTAAAGATGTTTTTTGACCAGTATCAAACAGATGATAATGGTATGCGCCCTACCTTATTAGTGACTAATTGTAAAGTGGACATGATGGTAAAGACAAATAATAAACCACGAATTGATACTTATTTAAATACAGTAAATGGAAAGAATAGCTTTGAAAATACTATTTGGTTTGGTATTTTCCCTGCTGTCGAGATGGATTCAGTTGATCGTATTGAAACCAGGAGAGAGAGATTTAAAGGAACAGATAAAGATGATATGCCACCTGGTAATACTCTGGAATCGTTAACTGCTATTTTAGACTTAGCAATGAAATATAAGATTCAAATATTCTTTAACTTCCAGGCTAATGAGGCAACGACATTTAATGATATAGCAACTAAGGGAATGGACAAGTACTTAAATAAGACAGAGGTATTATTAAGGCAAAATTATAGTGAGTTTGCAATACCATGTTTACCGAATTTTAGTGTCATACCTGAAGATAAATCAGGTGTTATTTTGGATAAGAAAATGGTAAAAAGTAAAGATGGTGGTGTGGCCTTATCTCAACAAAGGGAAGATATCTTGAAATTATGGCTTAAGGGGGTTTATATTGATGCTTCATATGTTGCAGCAGGAACTGTAGCAGCTTATCAATGCCCAGATTATCTTGATAAAAATTTCAAAAATGTTACTAATATGTTCCCAGGTATTAGATTTGACATTGAAAGTGGTGATAATGCCCTTAAGATACCTACAACACTAGCCAAAGAAATTACTGGATTTACAAATAAGATTAAAAATACAATTAATAAGAATAATTTTGGTTTTGTATTTTCCTCTGAAAATGCACAGATGAATGGAATGACAATAAATAGAATCACTGTTTATAAGGCAAGGAGTATGGCGATTACAGATGATGGCTTTGACTCAATATATAAGACCTTAGTTAGTACATATATAGAAAGAATTTTGAGATTCCAGACAAGTGATTTTAAACAAGATAAGATTATAAGGTTTTTTAGTAATAATCCTAATAGTCAAAAGAGTATCTGGATTAATAATAAAGGGTTTGTAAATTCTGTTTTACAGACTGGGGATGATATTTCTTATGAGATTGATTTGGATAATAATGTCTGCCATTTAAATATTGTATTTAACGGTAATATTAAAAATCTTGAGGTTAATATTACTAAGAGTACTACTGCTGTAGGATAA
- a CDS encoding membrane-associated protease 1: MSSRLIIESADETIQLGSDNIMAVTYESDTPDDSNARASDIGSSVIIKGKIITAVDGEEADDTRKLAIWSLVKAEKADAYRKATLEIIAADQVIRKVYFPNAFVVDYTEEFDHTEGTGKFELVLRQKKDRNELVTIDGGYAAE; encoded by the coding sequence ATGAGTTCTAGATTAATTATCGAAAGCGCAGATGAAACAATTCAGTTGGGGTCAGATAATATCATGGCGGTAACTTATGAATCAGATACACCAGATGATTCAAATGCCAGGGCATCAGATATTGGTTCTTCTGTAATTATTAAAGGTAAAATTATAACTGCTGTAGATGGAGAAGAGGCTGATGATACTAGAAAACTTGCGATCTGGTCACTGGTTAAGGCTGAGAAAGCAGATGCATATCGAAAAGCCACTCTGGAGATCATAGCCGCTGATCAGGTGATCAGGAAAGTTTACTTCCCAAATGCATTCGTTGTTGATTATACTGAAGAATTTGATCACACTGAAGGTACTGGGAAATTTGAATTAGTGCTGAGACAGAAGAAAGATAGGAACGAACTTGTTACTATTGATGGTGGTTATGCAGCTGAATAA
- a CDS encoding LytR/AlgR family response regulator transcription factor produces MTKIRTIIADDEYPARNELAFLLENINEVELLYQAENGLEALEYIKKAEPDLVFLDIQMPGKTGMEVAREIKDTKFEPVIVFVTAYDQYAVEAFAVNAVDYLLKPYEEDRLSEIIKKVKKTIYNKKMKDKLEVLIDKIAGTEQKRENTGINKLAVQGKRGHLKLVKYDDIVLLHSKSSRIYAKTVDEEYEVSATLCELAEKLQRHKFLRIHRSYIINLNKVKEIIPWFKGNYQVVMNDKRETEVVVSRSKVKEIQRIFNL; encoded by the coding sequence ATGACTAAGATCAGGACAATTATTGCTGATGACGAATATCCAGCACGAAACGAACTGGCTTTTTTGCTGGAGAATATCAATGAAGTTGAGCTGCTTTATCAGGCCGAAAATGGTCTTGAAGCCCTGGAATATATAAAAAAGGCAGAGCCAGACTTAGTATTCTTAGATATTCAAATGCCTGGGAAAACCGGGATGGAGGTGGCCAGGGAGATAAAGGATACTAAGTTTGAGCCTGTGATAGTCTTTGTGACAGCCTATGACCAGTATGCAGTAGAAGCCTTTGCAGTTAATGCGGTCGATTATTTGCTTAAACCATATGAAGAAGATAGATTGAGTGAAATCATTAAAAAGGTTAAAAAAACAATTTATAATAAGAAAATGAAAGATAAGTTAGAGGTTTTAATTGATAAGATAGCAGGTACTGAACAAAAAAGGGAAAATACAGGAATTAATAAGCTGGCTGTACAGGGTAAGCGCGGACATCTGAAATTAGTAAAATATGATGATATTGTTTTATTACACTCCAAAAGTTCCAGGATATATGCTAAAACTGTTGATGAAGAGTATGAAGTCTCGGCAACACTCTGTGAATTGGCTGAAAAGCTACAGAGGCATAAGTTTTTAAGGATACATCGCAGCTATATAATTAATTTAAATAAAGTTAAGGAGATTATCCCTTGGTTTAAGGGAAATTATCAGGTGGTAATGAATGATAAGAGGGAGACAGAGGTAGTTGTTAGCCGTTCAAAGGTAAAAGAAATTCAGAGGATTTTTAATTTGTAA
- a CDS encoding iron-containing alcohol dehydrogenase has protein sequence MKSFLIPPDIEFEADSLAYLKDLKGSRAVLVTGGSSMKKFGFLDKTVDYLKEAGIKSIIVDGVEPNPSVETVERGKKAMLEFEPDWVIAIGGGSALDAAKIMWAFYEYPELEFSDIIEVGSIPELRKKAKFIAIPSTSGTASEITAFSVITDSKKKIKYPIVSPEIIPDIAIIDPEIPATMPSHITANTGMDVMAHAVESFVSTNASDYTDPLALRAIDLVFKYLADAVKDGNDMTAREKMHNASTMAGMAFSNASLGIIHSLAHKIGGELHITHGLANAILLPYVIEFNYEAAREKFEYVERFLGIDSLADAIRELNKKVNIPASFNDIDWMDFTADDFEAVLDRMSQNALEDPCTLTNPEQPTIEDMKELYKKSFYGE, from the coding sequence ATGAAATCTTTTTTAATACCACCAGACATTGAATTTGAGGCTGATTCGCTGGCATATTTGAAAGACCTTAAGGGTAGTCGTGCTGTTTTAGTAACAGGCGGTAGTTCTATGAAAAAATTTGGATTTCTTGATAAAACTGTTGATTACTTAAAAGAGGCCGGAATAAAATCGATAATTGTTGACGGTGTAGAACCTAATCCTTCAGTTGAAACTGTGGAAAGAGGGAAAAAAGCAATGCTTGAGTTTGAACCAGACTGGGTAATAGCAATTGGTGGGGGTTCAGCCCTTGATGCAGCTAAGATAATGTGGGCGTTTTATGAATACCCTGAACTGGAGTTTAGTGATATAATTGAAGTTGGTTCAATCCCTGAGTTAAGGAAGAAGGCTAAATTTATTGCTATTCCTTCAACAAGTGGAACTGCCTCGGAGATTACTGCCTTTTCGGTAATTACTGATAGCAAGAAAAAAATAAAATATCCTATTGTATCACCAGAAATTATTCCTGATATAGCAATTATTGATCCAGAAATACCAGCAACAATGCCTTCACATATAACTGCTAATACTGGGATGGATGTAATGGCTCATGCAGTTGAATCCTTTGTATCGACAAATGCCAGTGATTATACAGACCCATTGGCTTTAAGGGCCATTGACCTTGTCTTTAAATATTTAGCAGATGCAGTTAAAGACGGTAACGATATGACTGCTCGTGAGAAAATGCACAATGCCTCTACTATGGCTGGGATGGCTTTTTCCAATGCCTCTTTAGGGATTATTCATAGTTTGGCCCATAAGATTGGTGGGGAACTCCATATTACACATGGATTGGCAAATGCAATATTACTACCATATGTAATTGAATTTAACTATGAGGCTGCCAGGGAGAAATTTGAATATGTAGAAAGGTTTTTAGGTATTGATAGTCTAGCTGATGCTATCCGGGAATTAAACAAAAAGGTCAATATACCTGCCAGTTTTAATGATATTGACTGGATGGACTTTACAGCTGATGATTTTGAAGCTGTTTTAGATAGAATGTCACAAAATGCCCTGGAAGACCCTTGTACACTTACCAATCCTGAGCAACCGACTATTGAAGACATGAAAGAGCTCTATAAGAAGTCTTTTTATGGTGAATAG